Genomic window (Mustela erminea isolate mMusErm1 chromosome X, mMusErm1.Pri, whole genome shotgun sequence):
tggggaggatgggcagaAGCGACGACGCAACCGGCCTGAAGCCTTCCCCACTGCTGAAGATATCTTTGCTAAGTTCCAGCATCTTTCACATTATGACCAGCACCAGGTCACGGCTCAGGTGTGGGCCTAGGTCCTGCCCTTTTCCCAACATTCTGCCAGCCTGccctgttttcctttcctcctccttctatcCCCGCTAGGCAGGCTAAGCCTCCTGGTCTCATCCCTGTCTGccatcttccttttcttgcttcCCTGGTTCTTTCTGCGTCTCTCCACTCCCGTCTCACTCCCACTGCCCTTATTAGGTCTCCCGGAATGTTCTGGAACAGATCACAAGCTTTGCCCTTGGCATGTCATACCATTTGCCTCTGGTGCAGCATGTGCAGTTCATCTTCGACCTCATGGAATATTCACTCAGCATCAGTGGCCTCATCGACTTTGCCATTCAGGTGGGGAAGTTGGGGAGATGAGGGTGGAAGAAGGTGTTTGTGCTGTATGGGGTCCCGAGGTCAAGAGTCGGGCCTCAAGCCTGTGTCCTGGGCTACTTGGGATGGGCAGGAAAGCCAGCCCGGTGGGGGCTGGAGGGTCAGGTGGAACACGAGCTAAGAAGGCCCAGACTAGCGGCTCACGTGCTCCACAGGGAGGCCCAAGAGATAGATGAGAGCATTGGGTACGGACTGTCCTCCTGCAGTGGAGTTCATAAAACTGTATCCTAGAGATGGGTTAGATTGTCAATGTGGCTTGTGGCgttaatagaataaaggacagTGGCGTATGGCAACAGGGTCCTTCTAGACTGAGGCAGCTGCAGTGGAAAGGGGCTCGGGCCTGTCTGGGCAGTTGCCTCACGGGAAGGGAGGTTATATGGCACACAGGGGCCTCTTCTCATCTCTCACCacttcccaacacacacatacttgCTCTGCCAGCTCCTAAATGAACTAAGCGTAGTCGAGGCCGAGTTGCTTCTCAAGTCCTCAGATCTGGTGGGCAGCTACACTACCAGCCTGTGCCTGTGCATCGTGGCCGTCCTGCGGCACTACCATGCCTGCCTCATCCTCAACCAGGACCAGATGGCCCAGGTCTTCGAGGGGTAAGTGGGGGCCGCGAAATAACTGGGTGGCTCGGGGCTCTGGCTAGTGCCAGTGGAAGCAGGCCCCTGAAGGACATGGGGCTCTCGCCATGGCCAAGCCTCTGCCATTTGGGCAGGCAGGGAAGACTAGTACCAAGAGCCATGAGCCTGTGTCCGGGGACCTTCATGCCTTGGCTGTGCACATGGCTTACGGACCATCTCAACCTTGCACCCTCGTGACAGGCTGTGTGGCGTAGTGAAGCATGGGATGAACCGGTCAGATGGCTCCTCGGCGGAACGCTGTATCCTTGCTTATCTCTATGATCTGTACACCTCCTGTAGCCATTTAAAGAGCAAATTTGGGGAGCTCTTCAGGTAAGAGAGGTGGGAGGTGAGGGTAGAGAGTGGGACCTTGGCCCATCTCCTTCCCATTACCGCTCAACTCAGGAGCAGGGCACAGCCTAGGACCCCGCTGTCTCTGGCCATCTGGGAACTCTGTCCTTCATGTGTTCTTGGTTCTGGAGAGTAGGCCTGCCTCCTTATCAGCCTGGCCTCCAGCCCATCTCCAAAGGGCCCACactcctcctcccagcctccagaagccTCCCGTGCCTTGTTCTCACTGGGTCCCTGTCCCGCCCACTCGGCTTGGTCCCATCTCCCTTTTGCTTGTCTCAGGGTCCCCGGtgcctcccttttttcccctcctctcccccttcccaacCATCCCTCTGCCTCGCCAGATCATCCCCGACATTGCCGtgtcccttctcccactcctgcaGCGACTTCTGTTCCAAGGTGAAAAACACCATCTACTGCAATGTGGAGCCCTCAGAATCCAACATGCGCTGGGCACCCGAGTTCATGATTGACACTCTGGAGAACCCCGCAGCTCACACCTTCACCTACACGGGGCTAGGCAAGAGTCTTAGTGAGAACCCTGCTAACCGCTACAGCTTTGTCTGCAATGCCCTTATGCACGTCTGTGTGGGGCACCATGATCCCGATAGGTATGGGGTGTACTGAGTGGGGAACGGCGCTCCTGCCTGAGTTTGGGAGGGATGAGATGCCCGGGAGGTATGGCAAACTTGGTTACTGCTGGGGTGGAGATGAAAAGTTAATGAGTCTGAGGTTTTGTGGAACAAGGTTTTTCCTGAGGGCGTTTGTACTTCTCCCCAGGGTGAATGACATCGCAATCCTGTGTGCGGAGCTGACAGGCTATTGCAAGTCACTGAGTGCCGAATGGCTAGGGGTCCTGAAGGCCTTGTGCTGCTCCTCTAACAATGGCACTTGTGGTTTCAACGACCTTCTTTGCAACGTAGATGTGAGACTTCTGCCGGTCCCGCTGGGGCATGGGACAGTTCCCAgggcttggtggggagggggttggtcCCAGTCGTCGAGGTTACAGAGGGACAGAGACCCATAGAGCGGAGGCCGACCGCTTTGAGTTGGCAGCCTCTCTGCGCAGAGGTGGGATATCTTGGCTGCTTTTTCCTCCAGGTCAGTGACCTGTCTTTTCATGACTCCCTGGCTACTTTTGTTGCCATCCTCATCGCTCGGCAGTGTCTGCTCCTTGAGGATCTGATTCGCTGTGCTGCCATCCCTTCGCTCCTTAATGCCGGTGAACTGCCAATCCATAATCCCTAGAATTTCTGTACCCTAAGTTTGACTAGATACCCGATGGCCACACACTCACTGTTCAGTGTGAGGCTCCCCAGTACCACCAGAGGCTGCTGGTCCAGTGGTGTGCCTTGCTCTGGGAGTGGCCTCATTCTAACCGGCCATTGGTGGCCCCTGTCTTTCGATCTTTCCGTGTTTTGACCCTCCGAGGGACTCCCCTTGCACTGTAAGACAGTTGGTTGCCCCACCTCTCCTTGGGCATTATCTTGTCATATTTCCTTTTGCCTGACTTTGCCTTCCCTTGCAGCCCTTTGCCAACACCGTGTCCCTTCGCCCtgtccaatatattttttttaagcttgcaGTGAACAGGACTCTGAGCCGGGGGCCCGGCTTACCTGCCGCATCCTCCTCCACCTTTTCAAGACGCCACAACTCAATCCTTGCCAGTCGGACGGAAGTAAGTGACCCTGATCTGGGCCAGCCAGCAGTAGAAAATGTGACTGCCActgccaccgccccccccccccccccccccccccccccgtttctaCTTTTGCTTCCCCTGACTTCAGCTCCCTCCCCAGACAAGCCTACAGTAGGAATCCGTTCCTCCTGTGACCGCCACCTGCTGGCTGCCTCCCAGAACCGCATAGTGGATGGAGCTGTGTTTGCTGTTCTCAAGGCTGTGTTTGTACTTGGTATGGGATAGGAAGGGAGCAGTGCCAAAAGTGTGTGTGGGGTGGAGTACCAGCCGAGCTACAGAGGACAGTCTTTCTCCCTCCTGAAGGTGGTCTCTCGGACCTCTGGGGAGGAGAGGCGGGAGGGAAGTGTATTTCTGTCCCCTAGGGCCGGATTTGGGGAGTTGCTGCCTCTGTGGGTCCGGGCTGGGTCTCTCCACTGTGTTCAGATCTCACTCTGCCCTTCCCTATCTGCCACCCTTGAACCACAGGGGATGCGGAACTGAAGGGTTCAGGCTTCACTGTGACAGGAGGAACAGAAGAACttccagaggaggagggaggaggtggcagTGGCGGTCGGAGGCAGGGTGGCCGCAACATCTCTGTGGAGACAGCCAGTCTGGACGTCTATGCCAAGTACGTGCTGCGCAGCATCTGCCAACAGGTCAGTCTCACCTTCCCCCCTCAGGCCGCCTCGGTGCCTTTCTAGAGCATAGTCCTGTTTTCCGTGATCACGCCACCTTTCCCCTATACATCATGGCCTTTGTCAACCCCCAGCCCGTCCCCCTTATCCCTCACCCCGCTCACCGGTTGCCCCAGTGCCCTAATGACCAGCTTCCTCAGGAATGGGTAGGAGAGCGTTGCCTTAAATCGCTGTGTGAGGACAGCAACGACCTGCaagaccctgtgctgagcagtGCCCAGGCCCAGCGCCTCATGCAGCTCATCTGCTACCCGTACCGCTTGCTGGACAATGAGGATGGGGAGAACCCCCAGCGGCAGCGCATTAAGCGCATTCTCCAGGTAGGCCAAGGTGATGGGGGTCTTGGAGGAACCAGGGGCCAGGGCCCGGGGTGAAACCATAGGAACcctgagagaaggagaggaggatggtcaaggaggaagacagacaagGATGTGGGCAAAAGGTGGTGAGGAAAACAGCTTGGACGTGGGTTTAGAAGTCATGTCAACATGGTCTAGACCCTTGAGTCAGCCAGTGGCTGAGGGTGCGGCTGTTAGGAGTGGAACTGCAGCTCAGCAGCGCAAGGCCCAACATCTGGGAAGCCTAGTTCTGGGCCTTGCTTGTTGGGCatttgctccctgctcagtccccAATGGTGGGCGTACCCAATAGCTCCCAGTTATAGAGCATCCGCTTTGTGCTGAGTGTTGTGCACAGCACTCTGTGTTTGTCCACCTATTTAGACTGTCCAGCCCTGTAAAGGAAGTAGGGGTGTCTGTGTTTGACCAACGAGGACTCCCAGGCTTGAAGAGcataagtgactttcccaaggttacacagctagtaagctTAAGAGTCAGCATGTGAACCCAGGTGGGCCTGTGctatgcccccccacccccccgccgcatCCCCTACTCCGTCCCCACTTGGCCAAGCTGCTTCAGACATTAGGGTAACTGGAGggagggtggagaaagagagccATCTGGAAGAGCTACAGGAATGAGGTCTTCTCAGCCTAGAGGAGATAATGTCACAGAGAGATTAACTCGCAGTAGCAGCCTTCAGATTTGGAACGGACTTTGAGGAGCTGGTTTAAaataggagaagcaggcttcaacTTGAACATCAAGGATTTAGGGTAAGCATTAGGGAGGACTCACCTCTGCAAAGGAATGTGAGGCCGTGGAACAGGAGACCAGGGGAAGGTGAAGTTTTCCTGAAccgcttttatttatttttttaaaaaagattttatggggcacctgggtggctcagtgggttaagcctctgtcttcggctcaggttatgatctcagggtcctgggattgagccccacatcaggctctctgcttggcagggagcctgcttcctcctctctctctctctctctgcctgcctctctgcctacttgtgatctttctgtcaaataaataaaatcttttaaaaaaataaaataaaataaaaaagattttatttatttatttgtcagagagagagagtgagagagagcgagagagtgagcacaggcagacagagtggcaggcggaggcagagggcgaagcaggctccctgctgagcaaggagcctgaggtgggactcaatcccaggatgttgggatcatgacctgagccgaaggcagccgcttaaccaactgggccacccaggcgttccctgAACCGCTTTTAAAATAGGGTGGATTTTCAGCCCTTTTGGGTCGTGTCGGTGGAGGCTTTCCTAAGGAGAGGGACATGGAGGTTCCTTTCAGACCTGTAGGCTTATGTGTTTCAAGGTTGCAAGAGGTCAGGAACTGGTCTTGGGGTGGTGAGTGGCTGGGGCCGGGGGACATGTTGATGATGAGCCTGGGAGCGGTGTCTCTGTCACAGAACTTGGACCAGTGGACCATGCGCCAGTCATCTTTGGAGCTGCAGCTCATGATCAAGCAGACCCCTAACAATGTGAGTGGTGCCTGGCCCTCTCTTTCCCGTGCCCGCTTCCAGCTCCACATGCCTCACAAGGGTGGGTCACCACAGAAAAACCCATGTCCTGCCCTTGGGTTCTTgggctgagagagaagagaggacgGGAAGATGGCAGACTGCGTGGGGCTGAGGAATAGGGAGGTGGGCTGGGAGAGCTGGGGCTCTGCGCCGTGGGGGAAGGTTGGCGGTGGTGGTGGCAGAGGCTGTTTCTGTGGTCATGACAGTGAGGAGGTGTTCGAGGAGAAGATAGTGGGGAATTGGAGAAATGGGGAGGTGCTGGAGGGCACAGCTCCCAGCAGAGTTGTCTCTCCCCACTCTCATTACCCTCCAGATGCCTTTCTCCGCCCTCATTTCCTACATCTCCTACCATCTGTTTTCCTTCATCCCCAGTTACCTAGTACCCCATGTGCCTTTcatccccctgccccaggagatGAACTCCCTCTTGGAGAACATCGCCAAGGCCACAATTGAGGTTTTCCAGCAGTCAGCAGAGACGGGGTCTTCTTCTGGAAGCACTGCCAGCAACATGCCCAGCAGCAGCAAGACCAAGCCAGTGCTCAGGTTGGGAAAAAATGTGTTCAGATCCCTTATGAGTTGTTCTGCTAGCGTAAATGATTTCAGTCTCACAGAGGTTCTAGGTCTGTCCGTcaggtgaggggaggaggggtgctTCCACCCTGGTCTGGCTCCTTTGGGACACTGTGTGCTCTGTCTGTCCTCCAGCTCTCTAGAGCGCTCTGGTGTGTGGCTGGTGGCCCCCCTCATTGCTAAACTGCCCACCTCAGTCCAGGGGCATGTGTTAAAGGCGGCCGGGGAAGAACTGGAGAAGGGTCAGCACCTGGGTTCCTCTTCCCGCAAAGAACGTGACCGACAAAAGCAGAAGAGGTAGAGTGGCTGTGGAGGGGACCAAGATTGAGGGGTAGAAAGGAGAGGATGCAGggccagggaagaaaaaaatctgggacACGGGTGGGGATGAGAAAtcacaggaaagtggaaaatTGGAGGGTAAGAGTGGACACAGTTGAGCAAAAGGCTAGAtcttttttggttaattttatttatttgagagagagagacagagatagcgagagagagcacaaggtgggggaggagagggagaagcaggctccccactgagcagggagctccatgtgggactcgatcccaggacccaggaatcatgacctcagctgagggcagatgcttaacctgactGTGCCCCCCCCAGGCAACCCAAGAGGCTAGATCTTGAGAGAGTAGAGTCTGGGGCTTGGAATGATGAGATGGGCAGCTGCCTAATTCACATCTCATGGTCCTGtccttgttcttttcctcttcctcccttctttagCATGTCCCTGTTGAGCCAGCAGCCATTCTTATCCCTGGTGCTGACGTGTCTGAAAGGGCAGGATGAGCAGCGTGAGGGCCTTCTCACCTCCCTCTACAGCCAGGTGCACCAGGTACAGGCCCTGGAGCCACTGAGCTGCGCCAGAGGGCAGAAATGGGTGCCCCCGAGGCCACCATGTCCCCAGAACCTCCAGTACTTAACGGTCAACGCCTTGAGTGTTTGGGGATGGAAATGAGAAGATGCCGAAAGCTGGTCGTTATGCTTGTTTCTGTCTCAGATTGTGAATAACTGGCGGGACAACCAGTACTTAGATGATTGCAAACCAAAGCAGCTCATGCACGAGGCTCTCAAGCTGCGGCTCAACCTGGTGAGGGGGGGTCCGGGGAGAAAAAAGATGTGGGTGGGACTAGAACTGCTCCATAGAGATGCCTCCCCACTCCAGCGctggccaggggtgggggcggagggtgCTGAGATGGAGGGCCCAATTTCCACCGGGTCTTTGAGTACTGATCTGGCCCTCCTCAAGACATGGGACCGAAAGTGGTTGAAAGTCTGGATCCTTGCAGAGACCCTGCCTCAGTACCCTAGATTCTGGCTGGGACCCTGGAAACCCACCGTGGAATGTTGAGCGGAATCCTGGACATCCCTTAGTCCAGCTCCCATGGGTTCCTAAGTCAGGAACCCGAGGCCCAGAGGGGCCAAGAATGTAGTCATTGGCCTAGACTCACATAACAGATCCTGGGTCCGACTGGTACGTGGTGGGAGCTGGGCGAAGTGGCAGCCAGGCTGGGTTCTGCTGTGAGCTTTCCCGAAATGCCAGCCTTCAGATGCCCCTGAGCCATCTGACAGGCTCGTTGTGGCCCTGGCAGGTGGGGGGCATGTTTGACACGGTGCAGCGCAGCACCCAGCAGACCACCGAGTGGGCCATGCTCCTCTTGGAGATCATCATCAGCGGCACCGTGGACATGCAGTCCAACAAGTAAAGtacccccaccctctgccctcagTCTTGCGCCTGGGAGGTAGTCCCTTCCCCAATGCCAGGTGCAGGACGCCCTGCGGCTGGCGCAGCTCTCCCTACTTGGCTCCCACCCTGGAGCCACTGTCTGGCCTAGCCTCTTTCCTCTCTGGTTCTCTCCCGGTCTTCTCATCACAGCGAGCTCTTCACCACTGTGCTGGACATGCTGAGTGTGCTCATCAACGGGACCCTGGCCGCGGACATGTCTAGCATCTCTCAGGGCAGCATGGAGGAGAATAAACGTGCCTACATGAACCTGGTGAAGAAGCTACGGGTGAGCAGAGGAAGCGAGGGCACGGCTCTGGTGGCGGGGGATGGGGACCGGCCCCTCggctccctctcccctgacctTGCGCACGCCGTTCGACTTCGTTCAGGCCAGAGCcgcctcccctccacctccctgtcCACTTCTTGTTATCTGTACAGCAAGGGTTTACTGAGTGTCGTCGTCGTGCCTGTTTCTCTGCTGTCCCTTGAGACTTCCCATCACTCCTTTGCTGTGTCCTTGAACCCTTGCCTGTCTTCCTGTGCCTGCAGAAAGAACTGGGGGAGCGCCAGTCAGACAGTCTGGAAAAAGTTCTCCAGCTGCTGCCACTGCCCAAGCCGACCAGAGATGTCATCACCTGTGAGCCGCAGGGCTCCCTCATCGACACCAAGGGCAACAAGATTGCAGGCTTCGATTCCATCTTCAAGAAGGAGGCACGTCCCCTTTTCCTCCCATCCCTTTTCCTATTGCAGCACCGATCCCCTCACACCCAgcttttccctcctctgggcAAGAGCTCTCCCTGCATGAACCTTGCTGCTACGACTGGCTTACCAGGTGGGGGAGTCCATGGGGCTCTGCTGGCAACAGCTGTCTCTGGGGTGTGGAGCTGatcactgaactttttttttttaattaacatttctgCACCCCATCTTGAGAATCTCATCCTCATTCATCTGTCTCTTcacctctacccacctccccccatctGCACCCACCTTTGAACAGACAACCCATTTCTCAGCACCCTGTCCTCCTCCACCCTGGCCAGCACCCCACCCATCTGTCTGGCCAGCTGCTGGATCTCTGTTACCCTGCATTCACCCGTGCCAGCTCCCCCATCTCTGCAAAACTTTCCCTGCCCCTCGTCTCTGTCAGCTGCAGTGTTTGTTGAGTAACCCGATTGGCTGTGGAGAGccgagagggggagggaaaaaagaggaggCAGAGTCTAAAATCTAGAGTCCAGTCCAGTCACATGTACTCTGTCTTCACTCCTTTTCCTGGcccatttgtctgtctttctgagtctttctctctctctctgtctctgcctgactctctcccttggcccttctctgtgtctctttgtgcacctctttgtctctcttcctgtttctgtctctttctctgtttttgcctttcagtctcttcctgccttcctgttgCTGTGTCTTCCTTTGAATGTCAGCATCTGTGTGTCCCTGcccatcaccctctcccctctgatctctgtctgctcTGAGCGTGTACCTCAGAGTACACGCTGTTGGTGTGCATGTGTTTTCATGTCCATCCCTCTCACCGTCTCCCAGGAACTGACCCGGGCctgggtttgtttttggtttttggttttttggggttttgttttttttttttctccgttTGATTGCCAACAGATCCTTACCCCTCTCCTACAAGCCCTTAAGGTCTGTCTCCTGTTTGCCAAATCTCATTAGCTCACTGTGTGTCATTTTCTGGAGCAGGGTCTACAGGTTTCTACCAAACAAAAGATCTCTCCCTGGGATCTTTTTGAGGGCTTGAAGCCATCCGCGCCACTGTCCTGGGGCTGGTTTGGAACAGTCCGGGTGGACCGGCGTGTGGCCCGAGGAGAGGAGCAGCAGCGCTTGCTGCTGTATCACACCCACCtgcggccccggccccgcgcctATTATCTGGAGCCGCTCCCGCTGCCCCCGGAAGATGAGGagccccctgctcccaccctgtTAGAGCCTGAGAAGAAGGCTCCAGAGCCCCCCAAAACTGACAAACCTGGGGCCGCTCCACCCAGTACTGAGGAACGCAAGAAGAAATCCACCAAGGGCAAGAAACGCAGCCAGCCACCCACCAAGACAGAGGTTAGCGCtgccccccccaaacccccaccccattATGCTGccacagcctctctctctctgccccccacctcatAATTCTGTGCAGCTGCTGGTTTCTGAGGGAagtgaaggggaggtggggaagaggtgCCATAAGAATAACAAAAATGAGTCACATAGGTCTAGCTCCTTTGCAGCCCTGGTCCCCCACCTTGTCCCACCTCTCCCCTGTACCCCCTACCCAAGTTACAGTccactcaccttcctcctctgctcttcATGCAGGACTATGGAATGGGCCCGGGAAGGAGTGGCCCCTATGGTGTGACGGTGCCCCCAGACCTCTTGCACCACACTAACCCTGCTTCCATATCGCATCTGAGCTACAGGCAGGGCTCCATAGGCCTGTACACCCAGAACCAGCCACTCCCTGCAGGTGAGAGCCAGCCCCTAGGAAGGGGAGTTACCTGAGCATCCCTCCTGCCTGAGGGACAATGTCGCATCCCTGAGAATGTGCCCATGACCGGGACACTGAGCAGGAACTCAGGGAATGGGGAGCCTGGAAAGGTCAGCCTTCTCCCCTTTCCAGGCGGCCCTCGTGTGGACCCGTACCGCCCTGTGCGGTTACCGATGCAGAAGCTGCCCACCCG
Coding sequences:
- the MED12 gene encoding mediator of RNA polymerase II transcription subunit 12 isoform X5, producing the protein MAAFGILSYEHRPLKRPRLGPPDVYPQDPKQKEDELTALNVKQGFNNQPAVSGDEHGSAKNVNFNPAKISSNFSSIIAEKLRCNTLPDTGRRKPQVNQKDNFWLVTARSQSAINTWFTDLAGTKPLTQLAKKVPIFSKKEEVFGYLAKYTVPVMRAAWLIKMTCAYYASINETKVKKRHVIDPFMEWTQIITKYLWEQLQKMAEYYRPGPAGSGGCGSTIGPLPHDVEVAIRQWDYNEKLAMFMFQDGMLDRHEFLTWVLECFEKIRPGEDELLKLLLPLLLRYSGEFVQSAYLSRRLAYFCTRRLALQLDGVSSHSSHVMSTQSTSTLPTTPAPQPPTSSTTSTPFSDLLMCPQHRPLVFGLSCILQTILLCCPSALVWHYSLTDSRIKTGSPLDHLPIAPSNLPMPEGNSAFTQQVRAKLREIEQQIKERGQAVEVRWSFDKCQEATAGFTIGRVLHTLEVLDSHSFERSDFSNSLDSLCNRIFGLGPSKDGHEISSDDDAVVSLLCEWAVSCKRSGRHRAMVVAKLLEKRQAEIEAERCGESEAADEKGSIASGSLSAPSAPIFQDVLLQFLDTQAPMLTDPRSESERVEFFNLVLLFCELIRHDVFSHNMYTCTLISRGDLAFGAPGPRPPSPFDDPADDSERKETEGSSSSKLEDPGLSESMDIDPSSSVLFEDMEKPDFSLFSPTMPCEGKGSPSPEKPDVEKDVKPPPKEKIEGTLGVLYDQPRHVQYATHFPIPQEESCSHECNQRLVVLFGVGKQRDDARHAIKKITKDILKVLNRKGTAETDQLAPIVPLNPGDLTFLGGEDGQKRRRNRPEAFPTAEDIFAKFQHLSHYDQHQVTAQVSRNVLEQITSFALGMSYHLPLVQHVQFIFDLMEYSLSISGLIDFAIQLLNELSVVEAELLLKSSDLVGSYTTSLCLCIVAVLRHYHACLILNQDQMAQVFEGLCGVVKHGMNRSDGSSAERCILAYLYDLYTSCSHLKSKFGELFSDFCSKVKNTIYCNVEPSESNMRWAPEFMIDTLENPAAHTFTYTGLGKSLSENPANRYSFVCNALMHVCVGHHDPDRVNDIAILCAELTGYCKSLSAEWLGVLKALCCSSNNGTCGFNDLLCNVDVSDLSFHDSLATFVAILIARQCLLLEDLIRCAAIPSLLNAACSEQDSEPGARLTCRILLHLFKTPQLNPCQSDGTPSPDKPTVGIRSSCDRHLLAASQNRIVDGAVFAVLKAVFVLGDAELKGSGFTVTGGTEELPEEEGGGGSGGRRQGGRNISVETASLDVYAKYVLRSICQQEWVGERCLKSLCEDSNDLQDPVLSSAQAQRLMQLICYPYRLLDNEDGENPQRQRIKRILQNLDQWTMRQSSLELQLMIKQTPNNEMNSLLENIAKATIEVFQQSAETGSSSGSTASNMPSSSKTKPVLSSLERSGVWLVAPLIAKLPTSVQGHVLKAAGEELEKGQHLGSSSRKERDRQKQKSMSLLSQQPFLSLVLTCLKGQDEQREGLLTSLYSQVHQIVNNWRDNQYLDDCKPKQLMHEALKLRLNLVGGMFDTVQRSTQQTTEWAMLLLEIIISGTVDMQSNNELFTTVLDMLSVLINGTLAADMSSISQGSMEENKRAYMNLVKKLRKELGERQSDSLEKVLQLLPLPKPTRDVITCEPQGSLIDTKGNKIAGFDSIFKKEGLQVSTKQKISPWDLFEGLKPSAPLSWGWFGTVRVDRRVARGEEQQRLLLYHTHLRPRPRAYYLEPLPLPPEDEEPPAPTLLEPEKKAPEPPKTDKPGAAPPSTEERKKKSTKGKKRSQPPTKTEDYGMGPGRSGPYGVTVPPDLLHHTNPASISHLSYRQGSIGLYTQNQPLPAGGPRVDPYRPVRLPMQKLPTRPPYPGVLPTTMTGVMGLEPSYKTSVYRQQQPAVPQGQRLRQQLQSQGILGQSSVHQMTPSSSYGLQTSQGYTPYVSHVGLQQHAGPAGTMVPPSYSSQPYQSTHPSTNPTLVDPTRHLQQRPSGYVHQQAPTYGHGLTSTQRFSHQTLQQAPMIGAMTPLGAQGVQAGVRSASILPEQQQQQQQQQQQQQQQQQQQQQQQQQQQYHIRQQQQQQILRVKP
- the MED12 gene encoding mediator of RNA polymerase II transcription subunit 12 isoform X8, which gives rise to MAAFGILSYEHRPLKRPRLGPPDVYPQDPKQKEDELTALNVKQGFNNQPAVSGDEHGSAKNVNFNPAKISSNFSSIIAEKLRCNTLPDTGRRKPQVNQKDNFWLVTARSQSAINTWFTDLAGTKPLTQLAKKVPIFSKKEEVFGYLAKYTVPVMRAAWLIKMTCAYYASINETKVKKRHVIDPFMEWTQIITKYLWEQLQKMAEYYRPGPAGSGGCGSTIGPLPHDVEVAIRQWDYNEKLAMFMFQDGMLDRHEFLTWVLECFEKIRPGEDELLKLLLPLLLRYSGEFVQSAYLSRRLAYFCTRRLALQLDGVSSHSSHVMSTQSTSTLPTTPAPQPPTSSTTSTPFSDLLMCPQHRPLVFGLSCILQTILLCCPSALVWHYSLTDSRIKTGSPLDHLPIAPSNLPMPEGNSAFTQQVRAKLREIEQQIKERGQAVEVRWSFDKCQEATAGFTIGRVLHTLEVLDSHSFERSDFSNSLDSLCNRIFGLGPSKDGHEISSDDDAVVSLLCEWAVSCKRSGRHRAMVVAKLLEKRQAEIEAERCGESEAADEKGSIASGSLSAPSAPIFQDVLLQFLDTQAPMLTDPRSESERVEFFNLVLLFCELIRHDVFSHNMYTCTLISRGDLAFGAPGPRPPSPFDDPADDSERKETEGSSSSKLEDPGLSESMDIDPSSSVLFEDMEKPDFSLFSPTMPCEGKGSPSPEKPDVEKDVKPPPKEKIEGTLGVLYDQPRHVQYATHFPIPQEESCSHECNQRLVVLFGVGKQRDDARHAIKKITKDILKVLNRKGTAETDQLAPIVPLNPGDLTFLGGEDGQKRRRNRPEAFPTAEDIFAKFQHLSHYDQHQVTAQVSRNVLEQITSFALGMSYHLPLVQHVQFIFDLMEYSLSISGLIDFAIQLLNELSVVEAELLLKSSDLVGSYTTSLCLCIVAVLRHYHACLILNQDQMAQVFEGLCGVVKHGMNRSDGSSAERCILAYLYDLYTSCSHLKSKFGELFSDFCSKVKNTIYCNVEPSESNMRWAPEFMIDTLENPAAHTFTYTGLGKSLSENPANRYSFVCNALMHVCVGHHDPDRVNDIAILCAELTGYCKSLSAEWLGVLKALCCSSNNGTCGFNDLLCNVDVSDLSFHDSLATFVAILIARQCLLLEDLIRCAAIPSLLNAACSEQDSEPGARLTCRILLHLFKTPQLNPCQSDGNKPTVGIRSSCDRHLLAASQNRIVDGAVFAVLKAVFVLGDAELKGSGFTVTGGTEELPEEEGGGGSGGRRQGGRNISVETASLDVYAKYVLRSICQQEWVGERCLKSLCEDSNDLQDPVLSSAQAQRLMQLICYPYRLLDNEDGENPQRQRIKRILQNLDQWTMRQSSLELQLMIKQTPNNEMNSLLENIAKATIEVFQQSAETGSSSGSTASNMPSSSKTKPVLSSLERSGVWLVAPLIAKLPTSVQGHVLKAAGEELEKGQHLGSSSRKERDRQKQKSMSLLSQQPFLSLVLTCLKGQDEQREGLLTSLYSQVHQIVNNWRDNQYLDDCKPKQLMHEALKLRLNLVGGMFDTVQRSTQQTTEWAMLLLEIIISGTVDMQSNNELFTTVLDMLSVLINGTLAADMSSISQGSMEENKRAYMNLVKKLRKELGERQSDSLEKVLQLLPLPKPTRDVITCEPQGSLIDTKGNKIAGFDSIFKKEGLQVSTKQKISPWDLFEGLKPSAPLSWGWFGTVRVDRRVARGEEQQRLLLYHTHLRPRPRAYYLEPLPLPPEDEEPPAPTLLEPEKKAPEPPKTDKPGAAPPSTEERKKKSTKGKKRSQPPTKTEDYGMGPGRSGPYGVTVPPDLLHHTNPASISHLSYRQGSIGLYTQNQPLPAGGPRVDPYRPVRLPMQKLPTRPPYPGVLPTTMTGVMGLEPSYKTSVYRQQQPAVPQGQRLRQQLQSQGILGQSSVHQMTPSSSYGLQTSQGYTPYVSHVGLQQHAGPAGTMVPPSYSSQPYQSTHPSTNPTLVDPTRHLQQRPSGYVHQQAPTYGHGLTSTQRFSHQTLQQAPMIGAMTPLGAQGVQAGVRSASILPEQQQQQQQQQQQQQQQQQQQQQQQQQQQYHIRQQQQQQILRVKP